In Panthera uncia isolate 11264 chromosome B4, Puncia_PCG_1.0, whole genome shotgun sequence, one genomic interval encodes:
- the ZC3H10 gene encoding zinc finger CCCH domain-containing protein 10 — MPDRDSYANGTGNSGGGPGGGGSEETSGAGAGSGGASSDAICRDFLRNVCKRGKRCRYRHPDMSEVSNLGVSKNEFIFCHDFQNKECSRPNCRFIHGSKEDEDGYKKTGELPPRLRQKVAAGLGLSPADLPNGKEEVPICRDFLKGDCQRGAKCKFRHLQRDFEFDARGGGGTGGGGATGPVPPGRRHDLYDIYDLPDRGFEDHEPGPKRRRGGCCPPDGPHFESYEYSLAPPRGVECRLLEEENAMLRKRVEELKKQVSNLLATNEVLLEQNAQFRNQAKVMTLSSTAPATEQTLAPTVGTVATFNHGIAQTHTTLSSQALQPRPVSQQELVAPTGAPAAPPTNAAPPAAPPPPPPHLNPEITPLSAALAQTIAQGMAPPPVSMAPVAVSVAPVAPVAVSMAQPLAGITMSHTTTPMVTYPIASQSMRITAMPH, encoded by the coding sequence ATGCCTGACCGGGACAGCTATGCCAACGGCACCGGGAACAGCGGTGGaggccctggaggaggtggcagcgAGGAGaccagtggggcaggggcaggcagtgGCGGGGCCAGCTCAGATGCCATCTGTAGAGACTTCTTGAGGAATGTATGCAAGCGAGGCAAGCGTTGCCGCTATCGTCATCCAGACATGAGTGAGGTATCCAACTTGGGGGTGAGCAAAAATGAGTTCATCTTCTGCCATGACTTCCAGAACAAGGAGTGTAGCCGCCCAAACTGCCGATTCATCCATGGCTCCAAGGAGGATGAAGATGGTTATAAGAAGACAGGAGAGCTTCCCCCTCGGCTGAGGCAGAAAGTGGCAGCCGGCCTGGGCCTTTCACCAGCTGACTTGCCGAATGGCAAAGAGGAGGTCCCTATCTGCCGTGACTTTCTCAAGGGTGACTGCCAGAGAGGAGCCAAGTGCAAGTTTCGCCACCTGCAGCGGGATTTTGAGTTTGATGCTCGAGGTGGAGGAGgcactggtggtggtggtgcaaCAGGCCCAGTCCCCCCAGGACGACGTCACGACCTCTATGATATCTATGACCTCCCTGACAGGGGCTTTGAGGACCATGAGCCAGGCCCCAAGCGCCGGCGAGGTGGATGCTGCCCCCCAGATGGCCCCCATTTTGAATCCTATGAATATAGCTTGGCTCCACCCCGAGGGGTGGAGTGCAGACTGCTGGAGGAGGAGAATGCCATGCTCAGGAAGCGGGTGGAGGAGCTTAAGAAGCAGGTCAGCAACCTGCTGGCCACCAATGAGGTACTGCTGGAACAAAATGCCCAGTTCCGCAATCAGGCCAAGGTCATGACCCTGAGCTCTACTGCACCAGCAACTGAGCAGACTCTGGCCCCCACTGTGGGCACTGTTGCCACTTTTAACCATGGCATTGCCCAGACTCACACTACTCTCAGCAGCCAGGCTCTACAGCCTCGCCCTGTATCCCAGCAAGAACTGGTGGCCCCCACTGGAGCTCCAGCTGCTCCCCCAACTAATGCTGCACCTCCTGCTgctccaccacccccacccccacacttgaACCCAGAGATCACGCCATTGTCAGCTGCTCTGGCTCAAACAATTGCCCAGGGAATGGCACCCCCACCTGTCTCCATGGCTCCTGTGGCTGTATCTGTGGCTCCTGTGGCCCCAGTGGCTGTATCGATGGCCCAACCCTTGGCAGGAATCACAATGAGCCACACCACCACTCCCATGGTGACTTACCCCATCGCTTCCCAGAGCATGCGTATCACAGCCATGCCACACTGA